A genomic stretch from Glycine soja cultivar W05 unplaced genomic scaffold, ASM419377v2 tig00104178_1_pilon_502608_766094, whole genome shotgun sequence includes:
- the LOC114404472 gene encoding protein ASYMMETRIC LEAVES 2-like yields MASSNSPCAACKFLRRKCQPECAFAPYFPPDQPQKFANVHRIFGASNVTKLLNDLHPHQREDAVNSLAYEAEMRLRDPVYGCVGVISLLQHQLRQLQMDLYCAKSELSRYQNLSTTTNLSSLASESTATTYHHHQNTSGGGGFSRDHHYHYHHHHQFFPRDQHQQQQVVKSFDAGNNYDASLLAMNISASLGQLNQLQHQSATGGGDDRNRS; encoded by the coding sequence ATGGCATCTTCAAATTCACCATGTGCAGCATGCAAGTTCTTGCGTCGCAAATGCCAACCCGAGTGTGCATTTGCACCATATTTTCCCCCTGACCAGCCTCAAAAGTTTGCAAATGTTCATAGAATCTTTGGGGCAAGCAATGTCACAAAGCTTCTCAACGACTTGCATCCTCACCAACGTGAAGATGCTGTCAATTCTCTTGCTTATGAAGCTGAGATGAGGCTCCGTGACCCTGTCTATGGTTGTGTAGGAGTCATATCGCTCCTCCAACACCAACTTCGCCAGCTTCAAATGGACCTCTATTGTGCAAAATCCGAGCTCTCGAGGTACCAAAACTTGAGCACGACCACCAATTTGAGTTCTCTAGCTTCTGAGTCCACAGCCACGACCTACCACCATCATCAAAACACGTCTGGTGGTGGTGGATTTAGCCGTGACCATcactatcattatcatcaccacCACCAGTTCTTTCCTAGGGACCAACACCAGCAACAACAAGTGGTGAAAAGCTTCGATGCAGGCAACAACTACGATGCAAGCCTCTTGGCAATGAACATATCTGCCAGCTTAGGGCAACTCAATCAGCTTCAACATCAGAGTGCCACCGGCGGGGGCGACGACCGCAACCGCTCCTAG